A genomic segment from Actinomadura hallensis encodes:
- the tsaD gene encoding tRNA (adenosine(37)-N6)-threonylcarbamoyltransferase complex transferase subunit TsaD, with protein MIRDEPLVLGIETSCDETGVGIVRGNTLLADAIASSVDQHARFGGVVPEVASRAHLEAMAPTVERALAEAGVAFTDVDAFAVTAGPGLPGALMVGVAAAKAYALSLGKPLYGVNHLAAHVCVDQLEHGPLPKPCVALLVSGGHSSLLLVPDVASDVRSLGATVDDAAGEAFDKVARVLDLGFPGGPVIDRLAREGDPDAIAFPRGKYNDGTYDFSFSGLKTAVARWVEAKERAGEPVPVADVAASFQEAVVDVLTQKALKVCKDNDVRDLLIGGGVAANSRLRAMAAERCEAAGVRLRVPRPKLCTDNGAMVAALGSELVASGASPSDLRLPADSSLPIETVNL; from the coding sequence GTGATTCGGGACGAGCCGCTGGTGCTCGGCATCGAGACCTCCTGCGACGAGACCGGTGTCGGGATCGTGCGGGGGAACACCCTTCTGGCGGACGCCATCGCGTCCAGCGTCGACCAGCACGCCCGGTTCGGCGGCGTCGTGCCGGAGGTCGCGTCGCGGGCGCACCTGGAGGCGATGGCTCCGACGGTGGAGCGGGCGCTGGCCGAGGCCGGGGTCGCGTTCACCGACGTCGACGCGTTCGCGGTGACGGCCGGCCCGGGGCTGCCCGGCGCGCTGATGGTCGGGGTGGCGGCGGCCAAGGCGTACGCGTTGTCGCTGGGCAAGCCGCTGTACGGCGTTAACCATCTCGCCGCGCACGTGTGCGTCGACCAGCTCGAACACGGCCCGCTGCCGAAGCCGTGCGTGGCGCTGCTCGTGTCGGGCGGCCACTCGTCGCTGCTGCTGGTGCCGGACGTGGCGTCCGACGTCCGGTCCCTCGGCGCCACCGTGGACGACGCGGCGGGCGAGGCGTTCGACAAGGTCGCCCGCGTCCTCGACCTCGGCTTCCCCGGCGGCCCCGTCATCGACCGGCTGGCCCGCGAGGGCGATCCGGACGCGATCGCGTTCCCGCGCGGCAAGTACAACGACGGGACCTACGACTTCTCGTTCTCCGGCCTGAAGACGGCGGTGGCCCGCTGGGTGGAGGCCAAGGAGCGCGCCGGGGAGCCGGTGCCGGTCGCGGACGTGGCGGCGTCGTTCCAGGAGGCGGTGGTCGACGTCCTGACGCAGAAGGCGCTGAAGGTCTGCAAGGACAACGACGTCCGCGACCTGCTGATCGGCGGCGGCGTCGCGGCCAACTCGCGCCTGCGCGCCATGGCGGCGGAGCGCTGCGAGGCCGCGGGCGTCCGGCTGCGGGTGCCGCGTCCGAAGCTGTGCACCGACAACGGCGCCATGGTCGCGGCGCTCGGCTCCGAGCTCGTCGCGTCGGGAGCGTCCCCCTCGGACCTTCGGCTCCCCGCGGACTCCAGCCTCCCCATCGAGACCGTCAACCTCTGA
- the rimI gene encoding ribosomal protein S18-alanine N-acetyltransferase, which yields MSEVVLRPMTMADLPVVHRLERTLFPEDPWSEEMLRGELADQPRTRHYVVAEDSGGEIVGYAGLAAAGGQADVQTIAVRADRRGSGTGAALLTELLDEAVRRNSEAVFLEVRADNDPARRLYERFGFERVGIRRGYYQPSGTDAIVMCRKLRTRPPMGFNRESM from the coding sequence GTGAGCGAGGTCGTCCTGCGGCCGATGACCATGGCGGACCTGCCGGTCGTCCACCGGCTGGAGCGGACGCTGTTCCCCGAGGACCCGTGGAGCGAGGAGATGCTCCGCGGGGAGCTCGCCGACCAGCCCCGCACCCGGCACTACGTCGTCGCGGAGGACTCCGGAGGCGAGATCGTCGGCTACGCGGGCCTGGCCGCGGCCGGGGGGCAGGCCGACGTGCAGACCATCGCGGTGCGCGCCGACCGGAGGGGGAGCGGCACCGGCGCCGCGCTGCTCACCGAGCTGCTGGACGAGGCCGTCCGCCGCAACAGCGAGGCGGTGTTCCTTGAGGTCCGCGCCGACAACGACCCCGCGCGCCGCCTCTACGAGCGGTTCGGGTTCGAGCGGGTCGGGATCCGCAGGGGCTACTACCAGCCGTCGGGCACGGACGCGATCGTCATGTGCCGCAAGCTCCGGACCCGCCCGCCCATGGGCTTCAACAGGGAGAGCATGTGA
- the tsaB gene encoding tRNA (adenosine(37)-N6)-threonylcarbamoyltransferase complex dimerization subunit type 1 TsaB, which translates to MLVLAFDTATAAITVALYEWTPGEGAAPRGVSEAVDRRRHTELLTPSIADVMAEAGAAPADLSAIAVGVGPGPYTGLRVGLVTARSMGEALGIPVHGFCTLDVIAWATGRTEPFAVVTDARRREVYWARYDSCRVRTRGPEVGAPSEVLDGAPEGLPVVGEGAALYPAVFGGTDHEPLLPTAGALAELAVARLSGKKGPALLPPEPLYLRRPDAREPGPRKRVTPA; encoded by the coding sequence GTGCTGGTCTTGGCTTTCGATACCGCGACCGCCGCGATCACCGTGGCGCTGTACGAGTGGACGCCGGGTGAGGGCGCGGCACCGCGCGGCGTCTCCGAGGCGGTCGACCGGCGCAGGCACACCGAGCTGCTCACCCCGTCGATCGCGGACGTGATGGCGGAGGCGGGAGCGGCCCCCGCCGATCTCAGCGCCATCGCCGTGGGGGTGGGGCCGGGTCCCTACACCGGGCTCCGGGTCGGGCTGGTCACCGCCCGGTCCATGGGGGAGGCGCTCGGCATCCCCGTCCACGGATTCTGCACGCTGGACGTCATCGCGTGGGCCACCGGGAGGACCGAGCCGTTCGCCGTCGTGACGGACGCCCGCCGCAGGGAGGTCTACTGGGCGCGGTACGACTCCTGCCGTGTGCGCACCAGAGGACCCGAGGTCGGGGCGCCGTCCGAGGTGCTGGACGGGGCGCCCGAGGGGCTTCCCGTCGTCGGCGAGGGCGCCGCGCTGTACCCCGCCGTCTTTGGCGGAACGGACCACGAGCCGCTGCTGCCCACCGCCGGCGCCCTCGCGGAGCTGGCCGTCGCGCGCCTGTCCGGGAAGAAGGGGCCGGCGCTCCTGCCGCCCGAGCCGCTCTATCTGCGCAGGCCGGACGCGAGGGAGCCCGGGCCCCGCAAGAGGGTGACGCCGGCGTGA